A genomic window from Aquitalea aquatilis includes:
- a CDS encoding heme NO-binding domain-containing protein, translating into MKGVVFTEFLEMVESRFSADMVDDIIEDAGIKSGGAYTAVGSYPFAEMVALVTALSQRSGLEAQALIYTFGHYLFGRFALLYPYSIQGCSSAFTVLGNIEKHIHQEVQKLYPDAQLPQIEVLSSDARCMALLYSSPRCLAPLASGLIQGALDHFGEQGRIVAEPLSEDGSKVRFVVELV; encoded by the coding sequence GTGGTGTTTACCGAGTTTCTGGAAATGGTGGAGAGCCGCTTTTCTGCCGACATGGTGGATGACATCATCGAGGATGCCGGCATCAAATCGGGAGGGGCCTACACCGCGGTGGGCAGCTATCCTTTTGCCGAGATGGTGGCGCTGGTGACGGCCTTGTCGCAGCGCAGCGGACTGGAAGCGCAGGCACTGATCTACACTTTCGGCCATTACCTGTTCGGCCGCTTTGCCCTGCTGTATCCGTACAGCATCCAGGGTTGCAGCAGCGCATTTACGGTGCTGGGTAATATCGAGAAGCACATTCACCAGGAAGTACAAAAGCTTTATCCGGATGCGCAGCTGCCGCAAATCGAGGTGCTCAGCAGCGACGCGCGCTGCATGGCCTTGCTGTACAGCTCGCCGCGCTGCCTGGCACCGTTGGCCTCCGGCCTGATCCAGGGCGCGCTCGATCATTTCGGTGAGCAAGGGCGCATCGTGGCTGAGCCATTGAGCGAGGATGGCAGCAAGGTACGCTTCGTGGTGGAACTGGTATGA